In a genomic window of Saccharothrix sp. HUAS TT1:
- a CDS encoding BTAD domain-containing putative transcriptional regulator, whose amino-acid sequence MPGDGVRVSVLGPVRAWLGEDELVLGPARQRAVLGLLAARADRLVSRDELVDGLWGDAPPASAVGSLHTYVSGLRRALGAARDVLVSRTSGYSLRLAGGAVDAAVFDRARAEARLLVDAGEHRAAQAALEGALGLWRGEAYSGVPGPFAEVERRRLHELRLGALEMRARAALELGAHREVVAELSGLVGEHPWHESLWEVLMLALDRSGRHAEALEAFREARRALVDGQGVEPGPALRDLYQRIVTGTSGAPSREPGRTHAPEPHHQPEPHRQPAPHRRPAPHHRSEPHRRPEPPTADRPRDAGAPRRLLSVPPHVAKVLAGDVEVGVFVGRDQETALLRDLVTDVLAGRGAPVWVEGEAGIGKSELLTVALADAARRGCQVGWAVADELGGRFPLQVVVDCLDVGPTSPDRRRVDPGGWGPADPVPVAVDRLLALVDRVCADGPLLLVIDDLHWADEASVLMWHRLTAATHRLPLLLVAATRPDPGRRELARLRRGVEARDGHVLALGPLAARDAEELVGHVVGGRPDEVLREVARRTAGNPLYTREVARALVRNRAVRVVDGVAAVDRDAIDRVPSSLLGAVDRTLDPLSPGAREVLRSAALLGVAFGVDALCAVTGRSALDLVGVVEEAVSATVLVEAGDELAFRHPYLRQALYEGIPRPVRAALHRHAAEALAGLGAPVERVAEHLVAEPATPDEWVVAWLVRHHTTVADRAPLIAADLLRHVVDSPAPTRSQRATLLAALVGVLFRLEHGPERVTHRARAGSVTDGDPHPIAQASQVLWLVSSTRPDHDRAARHVDDPPATAEGRPEPRARSCAPSTGAERARCGPPEPIPPRTAGAWCTAARRAC is encoded by the coding sequence ATGCCTGGTGACGGGGTGCGGGTGAGCGTGCTGGGCCCGGTGCGCGCCTGGCTCGGCGAGGACGAGCTGGTGCTGGGGCCCGCCCGCCAACGGGCGGTGCTGGGGCTGCTGGCGGCCCGGGCCGACCGGCTCGTCTCCCGGGACGAGCTGGTCGACGGCCTGTGGGGCGACGCGCCGCCGGCGAGCGCGGTCGGCAGCCTGCACACCTACGTGTCCGGGTTGCGGCGGGCGCTCGGCGCGGCGCGGGACGTCCTGGTGTCGCGGACCTCGGGCTACTCGCTGCGGCTGGCCGGTGGCGCGGTGGACGCCGCGGTGTTCGACCGGGCCAGGGCCGAGGCCAGGCTGCTGGTGGACGCGGGCGAGCACCGCGCCGCACAGGCCGCGCTGGAGGGGGCGCTGGGCCTGTGGCGGGGCGAGGCGTACTCCGGCGTGCCGGGGCCGTTCGCCGAGGTCGAGCGGCGGAGGTTGCACGAGCTGCGGCTCGGCGCGCTGGAGATGCGGGCGCGGGCGGCGCTGGAGCTGGGAGCGCACCGGGAGGTGGTGGCCGAGCTGAGCGGGTTGGTCGGCGAGCACCCGTGGCACGAGTCGCTGTGGGAGGTGCTGATGCTGGCCCTGGACCGGTCGGGTCGGCACGCCGAGGCGCTGGAGGCGTTCCGGGAGGCGCGCCGGGCGCTGGTGGACGGGCAGGGCGTCGAGCCGGGGCCGGCGCTGCGGGACCTGTACCAGCGGATCGTCACCGGCACGTCCGGGGCGCCGAGCCGGGAGCCCGGACGGACGCACGCCCCCGAGCCGCACCACCAGCCTGAGCCGCACCGCCAGCCCGCGCCGCACCGCCGGCCCGCGCCGCACCACCGGTCCGAACCACATCGCCGACCCGAGCCACCGACCGCCGACCGGCCGCGCGACGCGGGAGCGCCCCGTCGCCTGCTCTCCGTGCCGCCGCACGTGGCGAAGGTGCTGGCCGGCGACGTCGAGGTCGGGGTGTTCGTCGGCCGGGACCAGGAGACCGCGCTGCTGCGCGACCTGGTCACCGACGTGCTCGCCGGCCGTGGCGCGCCGGTGTGGGTCGAGGGCGAGGCGGGCATCGGCAAGTCCGAGCTGCTGACCGTGGCGCTGGCGGACGCGGCTCGGCGCGGCTGCCAGGTCGGCTGGGCGGTCGCCGACGAGCTGGGCGGGCGGTTCCCGCTCCAGGTGGTCGTGGACTGCCTCGACGTCGGCCCGACCTCGCCGGACCGGCGCCGGGTCGACCCGGGCGGCTGGGGGCCCGCCGACCCGGTCCCGGTCGCGGTGGACCGGCTGCTCGCCCTGGTGGACCGGGTCTGCGCCGACGGCCCCCTGCTGCTGGTGATCGACGACCTGCACTGGGCGGATGAGGCCAGCGTGCTGATGTGGCACCGGCTGACCGCCGCCACCCACCGGCTGCCGCTGCTGCTGGTCGCGGCGACCCGCCCCGACCCGGGCCGCCGCGAGCTGGCCCGGCTGCGGCGCGGCGTCGAGGCGCGGGACGGGCACGTGCTCGCCCTGGGGCCGCTGGCGGCGCGGGACGCGGAGGAGCTGGTCGGGCACGTGGTCGGCGGGCGGCCGGACGAGGTGCTGCGCGAGGTCGCCCGCCGCACCGCCGGCAACCCGCTCTACACCCGCGAGGTCGCGCGCGCCCTGGTCCGCAACCGGGCCGTGCGGGTGGTCGACGGCGTGGCGGCGGTGGACCGGGACGCGATCGACCGGGTGCCGTCGTCGCTGCTGGGCGCGGTGGACCGCACGCTGGACCCGCTGTCGCCCGGCGCCCGGGAGGTGCTGCGGTCGGCCGCGCTGCTGGGCGTGGCGTTCGGCGTCGACGCGCTGTGCGCGGTCACCGGGCGCTCGGCGCTGGACCTGGTCGGCGTGGTGGAGGAGGCGGTGAGCGCCACCGTGCTCGTGGAGGCGGGCGACGAGCTGGCGTTCCGCCACCCCTACCTGCGGCAGGCGCTGTACGAGGGCATCCCCCGGCCGGTGCGGGCGGCGCTGCACCGGCACGCCGCCGAGGCGCTGGCGGGCCTGGGCGCCCCGGTCGAGCGGGTCGCCGAGCACCTGGTGGCCGAGCCGGCGACGCCCGACGAGTGGGTGGTGGCCTGGCTGGTGCGCCACCACACCACCGTCGCCGACCGGGCCCCGCTGATCGCCGCCGACCTGCTGCGGCACGTCGTGGACAGCCCGGCGCCCACCCGGTCGCAGCGGGCGACGCTGCTCGCCGCGCTGGTGGGGGTGCTGTTCCGGCTGGAGCACGGCCCCGAGCGCGTCACGCACCGAGCGCGGGCCGGGTCGGTGACCGATGGCGACCCCCACCCGATCGCGCAAGCCTCGCAGGTGCTGTGGCTGGTCAGCTCGACCCGCCCCGACCACGACCGGGCGGCGCGGCACGTGGACGACCCGCCTGCCACCGCCGAGGGCCGCCCCGAGCCACGCGCCCGGTCCTGCGCGCCCTCGACCGGCGCCGAGCGGGCGCGGTGCGGTCCGCCCGAGCCCATACCGCCGCGCACTGCCGGGGCCTGGTGCACGGCGGCCCGGCGGGCGTGCTGA